TAGGTGAGAAAAATGCCGGCAACAAACATCCTAGGTAATCTGTTCAATACGCTGTTTAACAACGAGGCAAGACGAAGGACCGAATGCGTCATCCTGCCGACGTCCAATCTTGCAATCGAGGTGCTCAAGACACTGCAAAAGCACAACTACATCGGCGAGTTTGAGCACGTAGATGACAAGAGGGGCGGAAAATTCAAGATTCAGCTTTTAGCACACATTACAAAATGCGGCGCAATCACGCCTAGATTCAAGGTGAAAAAGGGCGAGTTCAACGACTGGGAGCAGCAATACCTTCCATCATACAACAAGGGAATGCTGCTTGTGACTACAAACCAGGGAGTGATGTCGCACCACGAGGCTGCAAACAAGGGAATTGGAGGATTCTTGATAGGATATGTCTACTAAGCAGGAAGAAATCTTTGAGGCCACATTTGACGTGCCAGAAAAGGTCAAAGTCTCACTAAACAAGCACATGCTGCGAGTAGAGGGACCGCTTGGCAAGACATACAAGAACTTTAAGAAAATCCCGGTAGGACTCGAGGTAAAAGACAACAAAGTGATGATAAAGGCAATAAACTCTAGAAAAAAGTATCATGCAATCGCAAATACTGCACTCTCAATAATTCGAACCTTATGTGAGGGAGTTGTGACAGGATACACCATCAAAATGAAGATAATCTATGCACACTTTCCAATTACCGTGAAAACAAAGGACGGACTGGTCTTGGTGGAGAACTTCCAAGGTGAGCGAGCCCCGCGAGTTGCAAAAATCAGAGGACTGACCAAAGTCGTATCAAAAGGAGACGAAGTTGTGCTGACAGGCCCGGTATTGAGCGACATAACACAGACAGCTGCTGACATACAGGCAAGAACCAAGGTAAGAAACAAGGATCACCGTGTATTCCTAGATGGAATCTACCAATTCCACAAAGTCAAGGGAATCGAAAAATAATCCAAAGTGATTTTTCATTTTTTAGAACTTAGTAAGAATTAAATCGCTTGCGTCAAGGACATCAACTGGTTGCCGCCCTAGCTCAGCGTGGTAGAGCGCCTGACTGTTAATCAGGGGGTCGTCAGTTCAAGTCTGACGGGCGGCGCCTTTTCTTTCAAAACTCGAATTTAGAAACATTTGAGGATGGGGGAATTTTGCGTTAGGTGCTTTATTGCAGGATTGATTTTCTAATCTTTCAAAATTCGAATTTAGAAACATTGATCGTTACAACCGTTTGTGTTCAATCTGTTAGACCACACCGATCTAATATCTGATCGCAGATTAGGAATGATGCAGGAGATTTACATTGGCCAGAATTAGAAGGGCCAACCGTTATTGTGTTGATTGCGGGGGGCGACTGACCTACTATCCGCACCTTTCAAACCCCAAGGCGCCAAACGAACACCGGGTTCTAGTATATGCGTGTCCTGACTGCACTGTGGACTTTGAAAAGCCAAAACTGTTCTCAATTAAGAGAAACCAGGTGGATGATCCACTTGAGACTATTCAGATAGATATCGTGCAACCTAGAGAGAAACTCCAAAGCGTTGCGTGATTTTTCAATAAAATCCTCACATTGAAACCAACTACGCTCATTTACTGCATTGACTGGTATTCATCGGATGGTATTTTGGCACTTTAACTCGTTTTGGACACTGTTCCCTATTGGGATTGTCTTTGCAGGGGCGGCGTTAGTGTGGGAACCAATAGTAACTACAGTCCTAGCATCAAGATATCCCACCAAGTTTTAAAGTAATATTTGGGCCGATAAGCACACAATTATGGACAGGTCAAAGCTTCAGGACGACATAGAAAGGTGGCTTACCCACGAGAATTATTCCTTTTCAGACTCAAAGGCGGAGGGAGACATCTTTAGAATCGTCATAAAGGGCCTTGGCACATATCGTATGCCGATTGAGATTTTTGAGCCCACAAAACAACCCGGCGTGGCAGTACTTGGGTATAAAATATTCTTGCAGAACAGGCACACTGCCAGATTCTTAAAGTTAAACGAGGGGGAACAACAAAAATTCAAAAATACCGTTGGTGATTTTTGCGCCTCCATCGGTGCAATTAACAAAGTGTTCCGTGAAGACGGAAAAGTTGTAGTGGGCGTGTATCTTGTCCTCGATAACGTCGAAAGATTCACTCAGCAAATCATAATGGACTCCATCTCAAAGGTAATGGAGATGGGTGAGAAGACAAACCATTTCATAATAAAGACGTTCTAGACATATTGGGAAACATCATTCCCAATGAATTTCTGGGAAATCTCGATAGTTTGCCCATGTTTTGCTAAAAAAGACCCTACCTTTTCACACCAAACTGCGCCCAACAAAAACAAACACCACGCACAAAATGCAAAGTTACCACGCCCTGAAACCGCACAAATTCGTCCTTACCGTACTCTAGTTCTCAAAAGATGTTGTTTTTGAGGGGGTTTAGCTTTTGTTCGTGGGAAGAAAAGATCATGCATGTTTTACCAGGCAATCTGGGTGGTTTTCTGGTTACCTGCAATAGGGACGCACAAACGCTAAACCCCCCGTAAAATTCGGGGTTTTTGGAAAAATCGCATTACGCGTAAACCATGCCGGTGTGGTGGGGGGTTTAGCTTTTACGAACAAATTGCAAAACTGGCCAAAAATCGGATTTTTGCATATTTCACGACACTTTTAATCCAGTTTCTGAAAAAATCAAAAGATGAAAGTGCTCAAGGCACCGAAAAAAGAGTACGATAATTTCAGAAAATACTTTGCATTTTCCTGCGTTGATATGGTAATCTTTGATGGAAGGTCCGTCCTTTTGACAAAGAGGACCCGCAACCCGTACCGTGGATACTGGCACCTTCCAGGAAGCATGATTCACAAAAACGAAAAGATGACGGATGCCGTGCTCCGCTCGGCAAAAGAAGAACTTGGACTTGATGTGAAGATCCAGCGGTTCCTTGGAGTCTACGAGTCCATGCACCCATTCAGACATGACATATCCCACGGATTTGTAGTCAAAGTCACCGGCGGAAAAATCAAGACCGATGATCAGAGCAGCGAGTACCGATTCTTTTCCAGAATGCCTGCAAAGACAATCCCGCACCACATGCTGGTCATCCAAGACGCACTCAAGCGTCATTCTGCAGGCACATCATAGGCAAAAATCGGCAAATCTTTCAAATCTCGAGTTCTGAAAGATTTGCAAAAGATCACTTAATTAGGTGGGTTTGGAGATGTCATGTATGGCTGGCAAAATCATCGGACTGATGGTAATCAGCGTTTTACTGGCAGGCGCAATAACTAGCGTCATATATGACACATCTGCGGAAGCAAAGCCGTCAAGCAAGTCTCCAAAGCACAAATTCAGCAAGTGGAACAAGCATGTCTGCGGCGACGAACTGTGTCCTGCTGATAACTACATGAAGACCAAGCGCAACATTGGAAAAAGTCAAACTCCAAGATAGCCATGTTTGATTTTTTTTATTTCTAAATTCGAATTTTGAAACATAGAAAATCGCGTACCTTTAATTATGTGTGTAAATTAGCAAAATTATGAAAAAGGTAAGCGCAATTTTGCTTGGGGCAGCATTGCTAGCAGTAATATTTGTCACTGCACTGGAGGCTGCTCCTGACGCAGAGGCAAAAAAGGCCACCGCCAACAAGCAGCAGAGACACAAGATCTCCAAGTGGATGGGCAACACCGTATGCGGCGACGAGCTTTGCGACGGACAGCCATACTACAAGTGGAATTTCAAGGCAAGAACCTACACTTC
Above is a window of Candidatus Nitrosotenuis cloacae DNA encoding:
- a CDS encoding 30S ribosomal protein S8, which produces MPATNILGNLFNTLFNNEARRRTECVILPTSNLAIEVLKTLQKHNYIGEFEHVDDKRGGKFKIQLLAHITKCGAITPRFKVKKGEFNDWEQQYLPSYNKGMLLVTTNQGVMSHHEAANKGIGGFLIGYVY
- a CDS encoding NUDIX hydrolase — encoded protein: MKVLKAPKKEYDNFRKYFAFSCVDMVIFDGRSVLLTKRTRNPYRGYWHLPGSMIHKNEKMTDAVLRSAKEELGLDVKIQRFLGVYESMHPFRHDISHGFVVKVTGGKIKTDDQSSEYRFFSRMPAKTIPHHMLVIQDALKRHSAGTS
- a CDS encoding DUF2299 family protein; the encoded protein is MDRSKLQDDIERWLTHENYSFSDSKAEGDIFRIVIKGLGTYRMPIEIFEPTKQPGVAVLGYKIFLQNRHTARFLKLNEGEQQKFKNTVGDFCASIGAINKVFREDGKVVVGVYLVLDNVERFTQQIIMDSISKVMEMGEKTNHFIIKTF
- a CDS encoding 50S ribosomal protein L6, which gives rise to MSTKQEEIFEATFDVPEKVKVSLNKHMLRVEGPLGKTYKNFKKIPVGLEVKDNKVMIKAINSRKKYHAIANTALSIIRTLCEGVVTGYTIKMKIIYAHFPITVKTKDGLVLVENFQGERAPRVAKIRGLTKVVSKGDEVVLTGPVLSDITQTAADIQARTKVRNKDHRVFLDGIYQFHKVKGIEK